A genome region from Brooklawnia propionicigenes includes the following:
- a CDS encoding thymidine phosphorylase: protein MSPYTAVELIRAKRDGHRLTDAAIGWLIAAYTDGQIADEQMAAMAMAIYFRGMDDRELATWTRAMIATGSRMDFATLNRPTVDKHSTGGVGDKITLPLVPLVAACGAAVPQLSGRGLGHTGGTLDKLESIPGWRAHLSNAEMLAQLSDLGAVICAAGSGLAPADQKLYALRDVTATVESIPLIASSIMSKKIAEGAASLVLDVKAGSGAFMKEVDAARELAGRMVELGKAAGVQTVAVLTDMSTPLGRTVGNALEVREAVEVLAGGGPDDVVQLTLALATEMVSLAGLDTDPAQILSSGKAMDVWRRMIRAQGGDCDAALPTARFTDDVRASTAGVVTAMDAMAIGVASWRLGAGRARQGDSVQATAGIELLVRPGDRVDAGTPLLRLHTDTPGTFAAAREALTDAIVIGSDPPATRPLIIDRIR, encoded by the coding sequence ATGTCCCCGTACACCGCAGTCGAACTCATCCGAGCCAAGCGGGATGGGCATCGCCTCACCGACGCCGCGATCGGATGGCTGATCGCTGCCTACACCGATGGGCAGATCGCGGACGAGCAGATGGCCGCGATGGCCATGGCGATCTATTTCCGCGGCATGGACGACCGCGAGCTCGCCACCTGGACGAGGGCGATGATCGCCACCGGTTCGCGGATGGACTTCGCCACATTGAACCGGCCCACGGTCGACAAGCACTCCACGGGAGGCGTCGGCGACAAGATCACGCTGCCGCTGGTTCCGCTGGTGGCGGCCTGCGGCGCCGCAGTTCCGCAGCTGTCGGGGCGTGGGCTCGGCCATACCGGCGGGACCCTCGACAAGCTCGAGTCGATACCCGGCTGGCGCGCGCACCTGAGCAACGCCGAGATGCTGGCTCAGCTGAGCGATCTGGGCGCGGTGATCTGCGCTGCGGGCAGTGGGTTGGCCCCGGCCGACCAGAAGCTCTACGCGCTGCGCGATGTCACAGCCACGGTGGAGTCGATTCCGCTGATCGCCAGCTCGATCATGAGCAAGAAGATCGCCGAAGGTGCCGCGTCCCTGGTGCTGGATGTGAAAGCCGGCAGTGGCGCATTCATGAAAGAGGTGGACGCCGCACGCGAGCTCGCCGGCCGGATGGTCGAGTTGGGCAAGGCGGCCGGGGTGCAGACCGTCGCCGTGCTGACCGACATGAGCACTCCTCTGGGGCGCACGGTCGGCAACGCTCTGGAGGTTCGCGAGGCCGTCGAGGTGCTGGCCGGCGGCGGCCCCGACGATGTCGTCCAACTCACGCTTGCCCTGGCCACGGAGATGGTCTCACTGGCAGGCCTGGACACCGATCCGGCCCAGATCCTGTCCTCCGGCAAAGCCATGGATGTCTGGCGGCGGATGATCCGGGCGCAGGGCGGCGACTGTGACGCGGCGTTGCCCACCGCCAGATTCACCGACGATGTCCGCGCCTCGACCGCCGGGGTGGTCACCGCGATGGACGCCATGGCGATCGGGGTGGCGTCGTGGCGGTTGGGCGCCGGGCGCGCCCGTCAGGGGGACAGCGTGCAGGCGACCGCCGGGATCGAGTTACTGGTGCGCCCCGGCGATCGGGTCGACGCCGGCACCCCGTTGCTCAGGCTGCACACCGACACCCCGGGAACCTTCGCCGCGGCCCGCGAGGCCCTGACCGATGCCATCGTGATCGGATCCGACCCGCCCGCCACGCGGCCCCTGATCATCGACCGTATCCGCTAG
- the cimA gene encoding citramalate synthase, protein MPTMPVMPERFHLYDTTLRDGAQQEGIQLSVEDKLRIARILDALGVTFIEGGWPGANPADTEFFARAQTELRLTNARLVAFGATRKAGGTAATDPQVAGLVAAGTEYICLVAKSHDKHVTDALRSTLDENLAMVNDTVTYLTRLGKKVLVDCEHFFDGFRANRSYALDVVRTAAEAGAEVVVLCDTNGGMLPNWMGDVVSAAAGIGVDLGVHCHNDSGCAVANSLAAVDAGVMHVQGTVNGYGERTGNMDLTTLIADLQLKYGWPLLADRQLAELTHTSHAIADIANQPHLTRQPYVGHSAFAHKAGLHASAIKVNEDLYQHTQPELVGNDMRMLISNMSGRASVQIKAAQLGLEITDRELAGQVTDMIKQREADGYSYEAADASFELLVRSMTSQLTEPFELISWRVLTEENTDEGVPRDSSEATVKLVAKGERQLVIGEGNGPVNALGQGIVKALTPAYPQVAGYELVDYRVRILDEVRGTDATVRVLIDTSDGVHGWTTVGVGTNVIEASWEALADAYTYGLVKGYGLVEAESR, encoded by the coding sequence ATGCCAACGATGCCGGTGATGCCGGAGCGTTTCCACCTCTATGACACCACGCTGCGCGATGGTGCCCAGCAAGAGGGGATTCAACTGTCCGTCGAAGACAAGCTCCGAATTGCCCGCATTCTCGATGCGCTCGGCGTCACCTTCATCGAGGGCGGCTGGCCGGGCGCGAATCCGGCGGACACCGAGTTCTTCGCGCGTGCGCAAACCGAGCTGCGGCTGACGAATGCGAGACTGGTCGCCTTCGGTGCCACCCGCAAGGCGGGCGGCACCGCGGCCACCGATCCGCAGGTGGCAGGCCTGGTCGCTGCCGGCACCGAGTACATCTGCCTGGTCGCCAAGTCGCACGACAAACACGTCACCGACGCATTGCGCAGCACGCTGGACGAGAACCTGGCGATGGTCAACGACACCGTGACCTACCTCACCCGGCTGGGCAAGAAGGTGCTCGTCGACTGCGAGCATTTCTTCGACGGGTTCCGAGCCAACCGCAGCTACGCCCTGGATGTGGTCCGCACCGCGGCCGAGGCGGGCGCCGAGGTGGTGGTGCTGTGCGACACCAATGGCGGCATGCTGCCCAACTGGATGGGCGATGTCGTCTCGGCGGCCGCGGGCATCGGAGTCGATCTGGGGGTGCACTGCCACAACGATTCCGGTTGCGCGGTCGCCAACTCACTGGCCGCCGTGGACGCGGGCGTGATGCACGTCCAGGGAACCGTCAACGGCTACGGGGAACGCACCGGGAACATGGATCTGACGACGCTGATCGCCGATCTTCAGCTGAAGTACGGCTGGCCGCTGCTGGCCGATCGCCAGCTCGCCGAACTCACCCACACCAGTCACGCGATCGCCGACATCGCCAACCAGCCGCACCTCACCAGGCAGCCCTATGTCGGGCATTCCGCGTTCGCCCACAAGGCCGGTCTGCACGCCAGCGCCATCAAGGTGAACGAGGATCTCTATCAGCACACCCAGCCGGAGCTGGTCGGCAACGACATGCGGATGCTGATCAGCAACATGTCCGGACGTGCCAGCGTGCAGATCAAGGCGGCCCAGCTCGGTCTGGAGATCACCGATCGCGAACTCGCCGGGCAGGTCACCGACATGATCAAGCAGCGGGAGGCGGACGGCTACTCCTACGAGGCGGCGGATGCGTCCTTCGAACTGCTGGTGCGGTCGATGACCAGCCAGCTGACCGAGCCCTTCGAACTCATCAGCTGGCGGGTGCTGACCGAGGAGAACACCGACGAGGGTGTTCCGCGCGACAGCTCCGAGGCGACCGTGAAGCTGGTGGCCAAGGGTGAGCGGCAGCTGGTGATCGGCGAAGGTAACGGCCCGGTCAATGCGCTGGGCCAAGGCATCGTCAAGGCGCTCACCCCGGCCTACCCGCAGGTGGCCGGATACGAGCTGGTGGATTATCGCGTGCGCATTCTCGACGAGGTGCGCGGCACCGACGCCACCGTGCGGGTGCTCATCGACACCAGCGACGGCGTGCACGGCTGGACGACAGTAGGGGTGGGCACCAACGTCATCGAAGCCTCCTGGGAGGCGCTGGCAGATGCTTACACCTATGGCCTGGTCAAGGGCTACGGGCTTGTCGAGGCCGAATCCCGCTAG
- a CDS encoding 3-isopropylmalate dehydrogenase: MTAETLRPTIAVIPGDGIGPEVVAEALKVLKTAVGEHTFEFRHYDLGADHWLATGEVLNDETLAELAEAQAIILGAVGAAPGSTTIPSGLLERGLLLRLRFAFDQDVNLRPSKMYPGVASPLSDAVLDQGLADFVVVREGTEGLYAGNGGTLRHGTANEVATEVSVNTAMGVERVVRYAFDLATRRRGHLTMVHKHNVLVNAGGLWKRIFAEVAAEYPSVTTDYLHVDAATIHLVTNPTRFDVVVTDNLFGDILTDEAAAITGGIGLAPSANINTSRTFPSMFEPVHGSAPDIAGLGIADPTAAISSMALLLDHLGAHEAASRIEAAVTADIIDRGTTKRSTTQIGDAIAALV, from the coding sequence ATGACTGCTGAGACTCTGCGTCCGACCATTGCCGTGATTCCCGGGGACGGTATCGGTCCCGAAGTCGTCGCCGAGGCCCTCAAGGTGCTGAAGACCGCGGTGGGTGAGCACACCTTCGAGTTCCGCCACTACGATCTGGGCGCCGACCACTGGCTGGCGACCGGTGAGGTCCTCAATGACGAGACCCTCGCCGAGCTCGCCGAGGCGCAGGCGATCATTCTCGGCGCGGTGGGCGCGGCGCCGGGCAGCACCACGATCCCCAGCGGTCTGCTGGAGCGCGGGCTGCTGCTGCGGCTGCGGTTCGCCTTCGACCAAGACGTCAACCTGCGCCCGTCGAAGATGTATCCGGGCGTGGCCAGCCCCCTGTCGGACGCAGTCCTCGACCAGGGCCTGGCCGATTTCGTCGTGGTGCGCGAAGGCACCGAGGGACTGTATGCGGGCAATGGCGGCACGCTGCGCCACGGCACCGCCAATGAGGTGGCCACCGAGGTGAGCGTCAACACGGCCATGGGGGTCGAGCGCGTGGTGCGTTACGCCTTCGACCTGGCGACGCGTCGCCGGGGTCATCTGACGATGGTTCACAAGCACAACGTGCTGGTCAACGCCGGGGGCCTGTGGAAGCGGATCTTCGCCGAGGTCGCCGCCGAGTACCCGAGCGTGACCACCGACTATCTGCATGTGGATGCCGCGACGATTCACCTGGTCACCAACCCGACCCGATTCGACGTCGTGGTGACCGACAATCTGTTCGGCGACATCCTGACCGATGAGGCCGCCGCGATCACCGGCGGTATCGGCCTGGCGCCGAGCGCCAACATCAATACCTCGCGCACCTTCCCCTCGATGTTCGAGCCGGTGCACGGATCTGCCCCTGACATCGCCGGCCTGGGCATCGCCGACCCGACCGCCGCCATCTCGTCGATGGCGCTGCTGCTGGATCACCTGGGCGCCCACGAAGCGGCTTCCCGGATCGAGGCCGCGGTGACCGCGGACATCATCGATCGGGGCACCACGAAGCGCTCCACCACCCAGATCGGGGATGCGATCGCCGCGCTCGTGTGA
- a CDS encoding branched-chain amino acid aminotransferase has product MALSFDFPDNPSFLGDDVIEGVWDDPGFGQYFTDHMSVASWTVEEGWHNDRLTDYAQISMEPASAVYHYAQEIFEGLKAYRHADGSVWLFRPEANAKRFENSAHRLALPALPAEDFITSVRQLTALDARWVPGGAEQSLYLRPFMMASENFLGVRPAHSVLYVVIASPVGSYFAGGVAPVDIWISTEYSRVATGGTGSAKCGGNYAASLLPQELAYAQGCSQVLFVDAASKRWIEELGGMNFFMITADDELVTPELNGNILPGVTRDSLLTVAPDLGLKPIERPISLEEVTTGITTGAIRELFACGTAAVITPIRSLKNESGEYIIDVDKATHTIPLRNHLLDIQYGRIADSHGWMQQVC; this is encoded by the coding sequence ATGGCGCTGTCATTCGATTTTCCTGATAATCCGAGCTTCCTGGGCGATGACGTGATCGAGGGAGTCTGGGACGATCCGGGATTCGGCCAGTACTTCACCGATCACATGAGCGTGGCCAGCTGGACCGTGGAGGAGGGCTGGCACAATGACCGCCTGACCGACTACGCCCAGATCTCCATGGAGCCGGCCAGCGCTGTCTATCACTATGCGCAGGAGATCTTCGAGGGCCTCAAGGCCTACCGGCACGCGGACGGGTCGGTGTGGCTGTTCCGGCCCGAGGCCAACGCCAAGCGTTTCGAGAATTCGGCACATCGGCTCGCGCTGCCGGCGCTGCCCGCCGAGGACTTCATCACCAGCGTCCGGCAGCTGACGGCTCTGGATGCCCGCTGGGTTCCCGGAGGAGCCGAGCAGAGCCTGTATCTGCGTCCGTTCATGATGGCCAGCGAGAACTTCCTCGGGGTGCGTCCGGCGCATTCGGTGCTCTACGTGGTCATCGCGAGCCCGGTCGGCTCCTACTTCGCCGGTGGCGTCGCGCCGGTCGACATCTGGATCTCCACCGAGTACAGCCGGGTTGCCACCGGCGGCACCGGTTCGGCCAAGTGCGGCGGCAACTACGCCGCGTCCCTGCTGCCCCAGGAGCTGGCCTACGCGCAGGGTTGCAGCCAGGTGCTGTTCGTGGACGCTGCGTCCAAGCGCTGGATCGAAGAACTCGGTGGCATGAACTTCTTCATGATCACCGCCGACGACGAACTGGTCACCCCGGAGCTCAACGGCAACATCCTGCCCGGCGTGACCCGCGACTCGCTGCTGACTGTGGCCCCCGACCTTGGTCTGAAGCCGATCGAGCGGCCCATCAGCCTCGAAGAAGTCACCACCGGTATCACGACCGGCGCGATCCGCGAGCTGTTTGCCTGCGGCACCGCCGCGGTCATCACCCCGATCCGTTCGCTCAAGAACGAGTCCGGCGAGTACATCATCGACGTCGACAAGGCGACCCACACGATCCCGCTGCGCAATCATCTGCTCGACATCCAGTACGGGCGGATCGCCGACAGCCACGGCTGGATGCAGCAGGTCTGCTGA
- a CDS encoding methyltransferase family protein, which produces MATPLDTRIKPPIWTAALGLTQWLLAGRPSLRKRPGRVRFLAAGIAGTVTAAVGITALAQFNRHETTFDPETPELASALVTDGIYGYTRNPMYLALTGALVTHAVWLGSLRAIPPVAALAVVLTAFQIRPEERALEQIFGDEYRDYMNQVPRWLGWPSEGKTSPGV; this is translated from the coding sequence ATGGCTACTCCATTGGACACTCGTATCAAGCCCCCCATCTGGACGGCTGCCTTGGGCCTGACCCAGTGGCTGCTGGCAGGTCGACCCAGCCTCCGGAAGCGCCCCGGCCGGGTTCGCTTCCTGGCCGCGGGTATCGCAGGAACCGTGACCGCGGCGGTGGGGATTACGGCACTCGCCCAGTTCAACAGGCACGAGACAACCTTTGACCCCGAGACACCTGAGCTGGCCAGTGCTCTGGTCACCGACGGCATCTACGGCTACACCCGCAACCCGATGTACTTGGCCTTGACCGGCGCGTTGGTCACCCATGCTGTCTGGCTGGGCTCGTTGCGGGCCATCCCTCCGGTTGCGGCGCTCGCCGTGGTTCTCACGGCATTCCAGATCCGTCCCGAGGAGCGCGCGCTCGAGCAGATCTTCGGGGACGAGTACCGGGACTACATGAACCAGGTGCCCCGCTGGCTCGGATGGCCGTCGGAGGGGAAGACGTCACCCGGTGTCTAG
- a CDS encoding methylated-DNA--[protein]-cysteine S-methyltransferase has product MSDADLLGSPAGTDGAPDVVYRIIDSPVGPLLLAATDSGLVRVVFEREGFQTKLDRLAATIGPRVVEMPTRLETAASQLGEYFAGSRQEFDLDLDQSLSAGFRLAVHRYLPRIGYGQTRSYKQVAEMVGNSRLVRAVGAACAANPLPIVVPCHRVVRSDGHLGGYLGGLEAKRTLLELERQFRAA; this is encoded by the coding sequence ATGTCTGACGCCGATCTTCTGGGATCGCCGGCCGGCACCGACGGCGCCCCCGATGTCGTCTACCGGATCATTGACAGCCCGGTGGGACCATTGCTGCTCGCCGCGACCGACAGCGGACTGGTGCGGGTTGTGTTCGAGCGCGAGGGTTTTCAAACCAAGCTCGACCGGCTGGCCGCAACGATCGGACCACGGGTGGTGGAAATGCCGACCCGGCTGGAGACGGCCGCGTCTCAGCTGGGGGAGTACTTCGCCGGCAGTCGGCAGGAGTTCGACCTGGACCTCGACCAGAGTCTGTCGGCCGGCTTCCGGCTTGCCGTGCACCGCTATCTGCCGCGGATCGGCTACGGACAGACCCGGTCGTACAAGCAGGTCGCCGAGATGGTCGGCAACTCGCGTCTCGTCCGCGCAGTCGGGGCGGCCTGTGCAGCGAACCCGCTGCCCATCGTGGTGCCCTGCCACCGGGTGGTGCGCAGTGACGGCCATCTGGGCGGCTACCTCGGCGGGCTGGAGGCCAAGCGCACGTTGCTGGAGCTGGAGCGGCAGTTCCGCGCGGCCTGA
- a CDS encoding CPBP family intramembrane glutamic endopeptidase, with product MKAALWGGDTSRLTDPKPGTNYAAVLRIDPISDGMVKGLGGLLVALAGYSLLLPGVAWALLGVFWLLRGMPGSFADYRTAALQFELIDGMVATHLAIGSLVVLCMYIMRYVHQRHPRWLCSVQPGFRWRYAVACALVSVAVLNGVYWVSRANDMPTWQASDHLGWWLLAIVLTAPLQAAGEEFLFRGYLLQISGMISRSPWLAVAISATIFAAMHGTQNIPLFVDRMGFGLIAGALVVTTGGLEAAVAAHVINNVFAFGYAAAAGGVAQARALQVSTWQTTGWNLLAYALTAVVCWWIGRRMRVSVAAPQPPKAK from the coding sequence GTGAAGGCGGCGCTGTGGGGTGGCGACACCTCCAGACTGACCGATCCGAAGCCGGGGACCAACTATGCGGCGGTGCTGCGTATCGACCCCATTTCGGACGGGATGGTCAAGGGCCTGGGTGGTCTGCTGGTCGCGCTCGCCGGATACTCGCTGCTGCTGCCGGGAGTGGCCTGGGCGCTGCTGGGAGTTTTCTGGTTGCTGCGCGGGATGCCCGGCAGCTTCGCCGACTACCGCACCGCGGCGCTCCAGTTCGAACTGATCGACGGCATGGTGGCCACTCATCTGGCCATCGGCTCGCTGGTCGTGCTCTGCATGTACATCATGCGCTACGTGCATCAGCGGCACCCCCGGTGGCTCTGCTCGGTGCAGCCCGGCTTCCGCTGGCGCTACGCGGTCGCCTGCGCCCTGGTATCCGTGGCGGTGCTCAACGGCGTCTACTGGGTCTCCCGGGCCAACGACATGCCCACCTGGCAGGCCAGCGATCACCTGGGATGGTGGCTGCTCGCGATCGTCCTCACCGCTCCATTGCAGGCCGCGGGGGAGGAGTTCTTGTTCCGGGGCTATCTGCTGCAGATCTCGGGCATGATCAGCCGTAGTCCATGGCTCGCCGTAGCGATCTCGGCCACGATTTTCGCAGCCATGCACGGCACTCAGAACATTCCGCTGTTCGTCGACCGGATGGGCTTCGGTCTGATCGCGGGTGCCTTGGTGGTGACCACCGGCGGTCTGGAGGCCGCGGTCGCCGCGCACGTGATCAACAATGTCTTTGCCTTCGGCTATGCGGCGGCCGCCGGCGGGGTGGCGCAGGCACGAGCGCTACAGGTGTCGACCTGGCAGACGACCGGATGGAATCTGCTCGCCTACGCGCTGACGGCCGTTGTCTGCTGGTGGATCGGTCGTCGGATGCGGGTGTCGGTAGCCGCCCCGCAACCGCCAAAAGCGAAATGA
- a CDS encoding fumarylacetoacetate hydrolase family protein, whose protein sequence is MRIARFAVAGGDPRFGIVELEADEGQFPDTIAVIDGDPLAGPVNYTGERIALDDARLLAPVIPRSKILAVGKNYAAHAAEFDGEVPPEPLIFMKPNTSVIGPDDVIVRPQLSHNVHFEGELAVVIGRFCRKVPVERAAEVIFGYTVANDVTARDLQRSDGQWTRAKGFDTFCPLGPWIVTHLGIDEAADLSLVTSVDGEVKQDANTNQMVYSIAELIAYVSAFATLLPGDVLLTGTPAGVGPLLAGQRVSVEIDGIGTLTNPVVDDTDDLEDADSVAAK, encoded by the coding sequence ATGCGTATTGCTCGTTTTGCCGTTGCCGGTGGAGACCCTCGTTTCGGAATCGTCGAGTTGGAGGCCGATGAAGGCCAGTTCCCCGACACCATCGCGGTGATCGACGGTGATCCGCTCGCGGGTCCGGTCAACTACACCGGTGAACGAATCGCCCTGGACGACGCCCGGCTGCTCGCCCCGGTCATCCCGCGCAGCAAGATTCTTGCGGTCGGCAAGAACTATGCGGCCCATGCCGCCGAGTTCGATGGCGAAGTGCCGCCCGAGCCGCTGATTTTCATGAAACCGAACACCTCGGTGATCGGCCCCGACGACGTGATCGTGCGTCCGCAGCTCAGCCACAACGTGCACTTCGAAGGTGAACTGGCCGTGGTGATCGGCCGCTTCTGCCGCAAGGTGCCCGTCGAGCGTGCCGCCGAGGTGATCTTCGGATACACCGTCGCCAACGATGTCACCGCCAGGGACCTGCAGCGCAGCGACGGGCAGTGGACCCGCGCCAAGGGCTTCGACACGTTCTGCCCGCTCGGGCCGTGGATCGTGACCCATCTCGGAATCGACGAGGCCGCCGACCTCTCACTGGTCACCAGCGTCGACGGCGAGGTCAAGCAGGACGCCAACACCAACCAGATGGTCTACTCGATCGCCGAACTGATCGCCTACGTCTCCGCATTCGCCACCTTGCTGCCCGGCGACGTGCTGCTCACCGGTACACCGGCGGGGGTCGGCCCCCTGCTGGCGGGCCAGCGGGTGAGTGTGGAAATCGATGGCATCGGCACGCTGACCAATCCGGTCGTCGACGATACCGACGACCTCGAGGACGCTGACAGCGTGGCGGCCAAGTGA
- a CDS encoding serine hydrolase domain-containing protein, which yields MTADHSPSPIEQVIDQRIGPWLLLLIGALVGALMLLVLGPRPAALGTPTGDAVLARDATAALAPGTDFSAISVVRIRDGQPAWAGFGDVGADSRFEIGSLTKTFNGLLLADAAERGEVRLDDRLETHLAELAGTAAGSVTLEELAQHTSGLPNMAPMSTLRIIAEDLAGASYSAFGDATPQGIIEASKTIPLTSRGSWSYSNLGAALLGFALARAAGAPDWTTYVTQRLFTPLDMTETLVAATGAPAGDLLQPHNPNGNPMAPQTGTGYAPAGIGVTSTSTDLTKYAQALLSGTAPGMAALGPRIRIDSGALAGQQMGLAWVVSDADGHDVTWHNGMTGGMTSMLVVDRQAQAGVIVLGNRARDLTGAGLILLAGTDDPGIPAPPPVDGDTVAWVAVGIPLVLLFAFGAVRGRSRSRVLGQGLGAAGAVLLWGIAQPWDWAPPWTFGVALGVGVAGGVIAAMRWHRLPWLPPRRRAPAIIAFVLGVAWFCLMVGFAVYVGTLIPRTPAG from the coding sequence GTGACCGCAGATCACAGTCCCAGTCCCATCGAGCAGGTCATCGACCAACGAATCGGTCCATGGTTGCTGCTGCTGATCGGTGCGCTGGTCGGCGCTTTGATGCTGCTGGTGCTCGGCCCCCGTCCGGCAGCACTGGGCACCCCGACAGGCGATGCGGTCCTCGCCCGGGACGCCACCGCCGCCCTCGCCCCCGGCACCGACTTCAGCGCCATCAGCGTCGTGCGGATCCGCGACGGGCAGCCGGCGTGGGCCGGATTCGGTGACGTGGGAGCCGACAGCCGCTTCGAGATCGGCTCACTCACCAAGACCTTCAACGGGCTGCTGCTCGCGGACGCTGCCGAGCGCGGTGAGGTGCGCCTCGACGACCGGTTGGAGACCCATCTCGCAGAACTTGCCGGCACAGCAGCCGGTTCGGTGACCCTGGAGGAGTTGGCCCAGCACACCTCGGGACTGCCCAACATGGCGCCGATGAGCACCCTTCGGATCATCGCCGAAGATCTTGCGGGAGCCTCCTACAGCGCCTTCGGCGACGCCACCCCGCAGGGAATCATCGAGGCGTCGAAGACCATCCCATTGACGAGCCGAGGCAGCTGGTCCTACTCCAACCTCGGCGCCGCGCTGCTCGGGTTCGCACTCGCTCGGGCTGCCGGTGCTCCGGACTGGACGACCTACGTGACCCAGCGACTCTTCACTCCTCTGGACATGACCGAGACCCTCGTCGCAGCGACCGGAGCTCCGGCCGGCGACCTGCTGCAGCCACACAATCCCAACGGCAACCCGATGGCGCCCCAGACGGGTACCGGCTACGCGCCGGCCGGAATAGGCGTCACCAGCACCAGCACCGATCTCACGAAGTACGCGCAGGCGCTGCTCTCCGGGACGGCACCCGGCATGGCGGCGCTCGGGCCACGCATCCGGATCGACAGTGGCGCGCTGGCCGGGCAGCAGATGGGCCTCGCCTGGGTGGTCTCCGATGCCGACGGTCATGACGTGACCTGGCACAACGGCATGACCGGCGGCATGACGAGCATGCTGGTCGTCGATCGGCAGGCGCAGGCAGGCGTCATCGTCCTGGGTAACCGGGCGCGGGACCTCACGGGGGCCGGGCTCATCCTGCTCGCCGGGACCGACGATCCGGGCATTCCCGCGCCTCCCCCCGTCGACGGTGACACCGTGGCCTGGGTGGCCGTCGGCATACCGCTGGTGCTGCTGTTCGCGTTCGGAGCGGTACGGGGCAGGAGCCGGTCGCGCGTCCTCGGCCAAGGGCTGGGAGCTGCCGGCGCGGTCTTGCTCTGGGGCATCGCCCAGCCGTGGGATTGGGCACCGCCGTGGACGTTCGGTGTGGCGCTCGGTGTCGGTGTCGCAGGCGGTGTCATCGCCGCGATGCGTTGGCACCGGCTGCCATGGCTGCCACCTCGGCGGCGCGCGCCGGCCATCATCGCGTTCGTGCTCGGTGTGGCCTGGTTCTGCCTGATGGTCGGTTTCGCCGTCTACGTGGGCACCCTGATCCCCCGGACCCCCGCCGGATAA
- a CDS encoding DUF3152 domain-containing protein: MALRRWSGLVVAAVVLLGACGSGGDGAATDTAEPSSADTSAVVETTPAGSEPTAEQAPGSLNAIGPTPAEIDPDGMKHSGIAASGEFTTNTVDIAPATQQPDVRNYVVHVETSTGLDANEVAGYVQQVLDSPRGWVGYRGVAFHLVADASAADFALNLGSPPTVDIGCGALDTGGTWSCRVGNQVFLNVDRWWFATPTWNGYLLDDYRAYMINHEVGHYLGFGHVTCPAAGSASPVMQQQSITLNGCEPNPWPDVTGEKNG; this comes from the coding sequence ATGGCGTTGCGCAGATGGTCGGGGCTGGTGGTGGCGGCAGTGGTGTTGCTGGGCGCCTGCGGATCGGGAGGCGACGGCGCGGCGACGGACACGGCAGAGCCGTCATCGGCCGATACGTCCGCCGTGGTGGAGACCACCCCGGCCGGCAGTGAGCCGACCGCCGAGCAGGCGCCGGGCTCCCTCAATGCGATCGGGCCCACCCCGGCCGAGATCGATCCGGACGGGATGAAGCACTCCGGCATCGCGGCGAGCGGCGAGTTCACCACCAACACCGTGGACATTGCACCGGCCACTCAGCAGCCAGATGTTCGCAACTATGTGGTGCACGTCGAGACGAGCACCGGTCTGGACGCGAACGAGGTGGCCGGGTACGTTCAGCAGGTCCTGGATTCACCGCGCGGCTGGGTCGGCTATCGCGGCGTCGCCTTCCATCTGGTTGCCGACGCCTCGGCGGCCGACTTCGCCCTCAACCTGGGTTCGCCGCCCACCGTCGACATCGGCTGTGGCGCGCTGGACACGGGGGGCACCTGGAGCTGCCGGGTGGGCAATCAGGTCTTCCTCAATGTCGACCGTTGGTGGTTCGCCACGCCCACCTGGAACGGCTATCTGCTGGACGACTACCGCGCCTACATGATCAACCACGAGGTCGGTCACTATCTCGGCTTCGGACATGTGACCTGCCCTGCGGCCGGTTCTGCGTCCCCGGTCATGCAGCAGCAGAGCATCACCTTGAATGGCTGCGAGCCGAACCCCTGGCCCGATGTCACCGGAGAAAAGAACGGCTGA